The following proteins are co-located in the Triticum aestivum cultivar Chinese Spring chromosome 1A, IWGSC CS RefSeq v2.1, whole genome shotgun sequence genome:
- the LOC123052499 gene encoding uncharacterized protein isoform X1 codes for MSAASGAACRVCGGGAEDCSCLLQRGRGAAGVRCGVADLNRGFPGMFGQAAEEPAVDVVGAGGGAAAVGLQEFQFFGQEDHESVAWLFNDHAPLGGEDRLQHRPAPTEQLQRRQAFDAYAEYQPGHGLTFDVPVPLSRDVVDTAILGLGGGNPVTSAAAIVSDALLRERNVDVHGSRGQLGRPERRHGGGAGQRRRVLCRPKRRRRRRRTGTNGAAGGEADAVQREAEEAAVREADPVRVPQGLRRDAAARQGTVRQGARRRRGRGTVAVAAAAADAGRRLRARPARPRVVPLVASRHVLHAHVVQQ; via the exons atgTCGGCGGCGTCGGGCGCCGCGTGCCGCGTGTGTGGCGGGGGCGCTGAGGACTGCTCCTGCTTGCTGCAGCGCGGGAGAGGGGCTGCAGGGGTGCGGTGCGGGGTGGCCGACCTGAACCGGGGCTTCCCCGGGATGTTCGGCCAGGCGGCGGAGGAGCCGGCCGTCGACGtcgtcggcgcaggcggcggcgcggcggcggtggggctGCAGGAGTTCCAGTTcttcgggcaggaggaccacgagAGCGTGGCCTGGCTGTTCAACGACCACGCGCCCCTCGGCGGGGAGGACCGCCTGCAGCACCGCCCGGCGCCCACCGAGCAACTGCAGCGCCGCCAGGCGTTCGACGCGTACGCCGAGTATCAGCCCGGACACGGCCTCACGTTCGACGTGCCCGTGCCGCTCAGCCGAGATGTCGTCGACACGGCCATTCTGGGGCTCGGAGGCGGCAACCCGGTCACGTCCGCCGCCGCAATCGTGAGTG ATGCATTATTGCGGGAGAGAAACGTTGACGTTCACGGAAGCCGCGGCCAGCTCGGTCGACCGGAACGACGACACGGCGGCGGGGCTGGCCAACGGCGGCGCGTACTCTGCCGGCCCAAGCGGCGGCGTCGTCGGCGACGTACCGGCACCAACGGAGCTGCGGGAGGCGAAGCTGATGCGGTACAAAGAGAAGCGGAAGAGGCGGCGGTACGAGAAGCAGATCCGGTACGCGTCCCGCAAGGCCTACGCCGAGATGCGGCCGCGCGTCAAGGGACGGTTCGCCAAGGTgcccgacggcggcgagggcgcggcaccgtcgccgtcgccgccgcagcagccgaCGCAGGCCGCCGACTACGAGCCCGGCCGGCTCGACCTCGGGTGGTTCCGCTCGTAGCAAGCCGACATGTATTACACGCGCACGTAGTGCAGCAGTAG
- the LOC123052499 gene encoding transcription factor GHD7 isoform X2, producing MSAASGAACRVCGGGAEDCSCLLQRGRGAAGVRCGVADLNRGFPGMFGQAAEEPAVDVVGAGGGAAAVGLQEFQFFGQEDHESVAWLFNDHAPLGGEDRLQHRPAPTEQLQRRQAFDAYAEYQPGHGLTFDVPVPLSRDVVDTAILGLGGGNPVTSAAAIMHYCGRETLTFTEAAASSVDRNDDTAAGLANGGAYSAGPSGGVVGDVPAPTELREAKLMRYKEKRKRRRYEKQIRYASRKAYAEMRPRVKGRFAKVPDGGEGAAPSPSPPQQPTQAADYEPGRLDLGWFRS from the exons atgTCGGCGGCGTCGGGCGCCGCGTGCCGCGTGTGTGGCGGGGGCGCTGAGGACTGCTCCTGCTTGCTGCAGCGCGGGAGAGGGGCTGCAGGGGTGCGGTGCGGGGTGGCCGACCTGAACCGGGGCTTCCCCGGGATGTTCGGCCAGGCGGCGGAGGAGCCGGCCGTCGACGtcgtcggcgcaggcggcggcgcggcggcggtggggctGCAGGAGTTCCAGTTcttcgggcaggaggaccacgagAGCGTGGCCTGGCTGTTCAACGACCACGCGCCCCTCGGCGGGGAGGACCGCCTGCAGCACCGCCCGGCGCCCACCGAGCAACTGCAGCGCCGCCAGGCGTTCGACGCGTACGCCGAGTATCAGCCCGGACACGGCCTCACGTTCGACGTGCCCGTGCCGCTCAGCCGAGATGTCGTCGACACGGCCATTCTGGGGCTCGGAGGCGGCAACCCGGTCACGTCCGCCGCCGCAATC ATGCATTATTGCGGGAGAGAAACGTTGACGTTCACGGAAGCCGCGGCCAGCTCGGTCGACCGGAACGACGACACGGCGGCGGGGCTGGCCAACGGCGGCGCGTACTCTGCCGGCCCAAGCGGCGGCGTCGTCGGCGACGTACCGGCACCAACGGAGCTGCGGGAGGCGAAGCTGATGCGGTACAAAGAGAAGCGGAAGAGGCGGCGGTACGAGAAGCAGATCCGGTACGCGTCCCGCAAGGCCTACGCCGAGATGCGGCCGCGCGTCAAGGGACGGTTCGCCAAGGTgcccgacggcggcgagggcgcggcaccgtcgccgtcgccgccgcagcagccgaCGCAGGCCGCCGACTACGAGCCCGGCCGGCTCGACCTCGGGTGGTTCCGCTCGTAG